A part of Saliniradius amylolyticus genomic DNA contains:
- a CDS encoding SlyX family protein, whose protein sequence is MKHYTDEDIEALQTQLAFQEDTIDQLNQALASQQRQIEALEFKLGHVVDRLKQVKVSNIAREDEETPPPHY, encoded by the coding sequence ATGAAGCACTATACGGATGAGGATATTGAAGCCTTACAAACCCAGTTGGCATTTCAGGAAGACACCATCGATCAACTGAATCAGGCGCTGGCCAGTCAGCAGCGCCAGATCGAGGCGCTGGAATTTAAGTTAGGGCATGTGGTGGACAGGCTAAAGCAGGTGAAGGTGTCCAATATCGCCAGAGAGGATGAGGAAACACCGCCGCCTCATTACTGA
- the fkpA gene encoding FKBP-type peptidyl-prolyl cis-trans isomerase, with the protein MKKTAIAALVAASVLGLSACQKDDQAQQQAVKLETQEQKQAYGLGASVGKFVDQKLDMQEEVEVNLERDLVIKGFVDALTAESKLDPQQVQEELKQLDALVKEKQQAHQEKQAEENIQEGQAFLEKNAKRDEVTVTESGLQYEVLAEGEGEQPTKADTVKVHYKGTLLDGTTFDSSYERGEPAVFPLGRVIQGWIEGVQLMNVGSKYKFYIPSELAYGERGNGKITPNSTLIFEVELLDIEDDATE; encoded by the coding sequence ATGAAAAAAACTGCTATCGCCGCCTTAGTGGCCGCTTCCGTATTAGGTCTGAGCGCCTGTCAGAAAGACGATCAGGCCCAACAGCAAGCCGTTAAGTTGGAGACTCAAGAGCAAAAGCAAGCCTATGGACTGGGTGCCTCGGTGGGTAAGTTTGTGGACCAGAAGTTGGATATGCAGGAAGAAGTTGAGGTCAACCTGGAGCGTGACCTGGTCATCAAAGGCTTTGTGGATGCCCTGACAGCTGAATCCAAGCTGGATCCGCAACAAGTGCAAGAAGAGCTGAAGCAGCTGGACGCTTTGGTAAAAGAAAAGCAGCAAGCTCATCAAGAAAAACAGGCCGAAGAAAACATCCAGGAAGGTCAGGCTTTCTTAGAGAAAAACGCCAAGCGCGACGAAGTGACCGTTACCGAATCCGGTCTGCAGTATGAAGTACTGGCAGAAGGTGAAGGGGAACAACCCACTAAGGCCGATACCGTTAAGGTCCATTACAAGGGCACGTTGCTGGATGGTACGACGTTCGATTCCTCCTACGAGCGGGGCGAGCCGGCGGTTTTCCCTCTGGGTAGAGTGATTCAGGGCTGGATCGAAGGCGTGCAACTAATGAACGTGGGTTCCAAGTACAAGTTCTATATCCCATCTGAGCTGGCCTACGGTGAGCGCGGCAACGGAAAGATTACTCCCAACTCAACCCTGATTTTTGAGGTCGAGCTGCTGGACATCGAAGACGACGCCACTGAGTAA
- a CDS encoding ComF family protein, translating to MLSQFVSKLRLQSCCLCGQDSHLAICEYCRNSLPLLRQPPKNLLLWPAVRQKLVSPHYDALLCLGNYDWPIDWLIQQLKFHQRLWPATILTELFCHYCLEPDWPRPDVLVPVPLHGIRFSARHYNQAALLARQLSVKTGVPVNSHLIRRTLSTQPQSRLSGAERRKNLAGAFRLNQAPPKGRIALVDDVLTTGSTCNALAKLMRERQPHLEIEVWVMALSRPHQ from the coding sequence ATGTTATCTCAGTTCGTCAGCAAACTCAGGCTACAAAGCTGTTGTCTTTGTGGACAGGATAGCCATCTTGCTATCTGCGAATACTGCCGTAACAGCCTCCCATTATTGCGCCAGCCTCCGAAGAACCTGTTACTTTGGCCCGCCGTGCGCCAGAAATTGGTCAGCCCGCACTATGACGCCCTACTCTGTCTGGGTAACTATGATTGGCCGATAGATTGGTTGATTCAACAACTTAAGTTTCATCAACGCCTATGGCCAGCCACCATTTTAACTGAGCTTTTTTGCCACTATTGTCTGGAACCTGACTGGCCCAGGCCCGATGTACTGGTGCCTGTTCCGTTGCACGGCATTCGCTTTAGTGCCCGACACTATAACCAAGCCGCACTGCTCGCTCGTCAGTTATCTGTAAAAACCGGCGTGCCCGTTAATTCACATCTCATTCGGCGAACACTTTCAACTCAGCCCCAGAGCCGACTCAGTGGAGCTGAACGCCGCAAAAATCTGGCCGGAGCCTTTCGCCTGAATCAAGCGCCGCCCAAAGGACGCATAGCCTTAGTAGATGATGTGCTCACCACAGGCAGCACTTGTAACGCTCTGGCCAAGCTA
- a CDS encoding DUF3149 domain-containing protein → MLELIFNDPVAWGSLLGIGVTVAICLYYLYLFLHKVHQSNKHS, encoded by the coding sequence ATGTTAGAGCTTATATTCAATGATCCTGTGGCTTGGGGCTCCCTGCTGGGCATCGGTGTTACTGTGGCTATTTGCCTGTATTACTTATATTTGTTTTTGCATAAGGTGCATCAGTCAAACAAGCACTCCTGA
- a CDS encoding TIGR02444 family protein: MNTNWQVDDFWQVSLDWYQQGQRHFLALQDKYGLNVNLALLSLYTAKHGYVLTEQNYHQLVEALEGTEKILSPLRQLRRKTKAMDSGAYKDMKAAELALERRQQSALLVMLKHLEVERGDGHSNLANYCQSQGVSAPKQLESLLALI, translated from the coding sequence TTGAACACGAACTGGCAGGTGGATGATTTCTGGCAAGTCAGCCTGGACTGGTATCAGCAAGGGCAGCGTCACTTTCTGGCGTTGCAGGATAAGTATGGCCTGAATGTCAATCTGGCACTGCTTTCGCTTTATACTGCTAAGCATGGCTATGTGCTCACCGAGCAGAATTATCACCAGCTGGTGGAAGCACTGGAAGGCACAGAAAAAATTCTTTCCCCCTTGCGCCAGCTTAGGCGCAAGACAAAAGCCATGGATAGCGGTGCTTATAAAGATATGAAAGCCGCCGAGCTGGCTCTTGAGCGGCGTCAGCAAAGTGCCTTATTGGTGATGCTAAAGCACCTCGAGGTTGAGCGCGGTGATGGACACAGCAACCTGGCTAACTATTGTCAAAGTCAGGGCGTCTCTGCTCCCAAACAGCTCGAGTCTTTGCTGGCACTGATTTAG
- the abc-f gene encoding ribosomal protection-like ABC-F family protein, which produces MIQLSDLELMRGSKVLLQQASVRIYPGHKVGLVGPNGCGKSSLFALLRGQLSPDQGHCDVPGHWQIASVAQETPATERRALDYVIDGDQVLRQIQQQLAEAERAQDGQAMARLHEQLEHAGGYDVEARAATILAGLGFSQAQLTHSVSAFSGGWRMRLNLAQALICRADLLLLDEPTNHLDLDAVLWLEGFLQQYPGTMVVISHDKSFLDATVKEICSIEHQQLLLYKGNYSSFEQQKAERARQKNLQYQKQQAQIAHLQAFVDRFRAKASKAKQAQSRVKQLEKMENLLPAHSDSQFDFEFFSPPKLPNPLVAIDDVKVGYGDKPILEQVQLNLVPGSRIGLLGRNGAGKSTLIKLLAEEMTPLDGHYTTSAGLKIGYFAQHQLETLHIDQSPLEHMVRLDPKATEQSLRDYLGGFGFHGDQAVERVAPMSGGEKARLVLALLVYTRPNLLLLDEPTNHLDLEMRHALNMALQGFEGALVLVSHDRHLLSSVCDDFYLVDNGRVEPFKGDIEDYRRWLTESVTVSASQKGTGPKRDRKAEKRLQAEFRQRTQPLRKAIDKLEKKMEVASAELKQIEEHLTDTTLYEEENKTKLKELLEKQSNAKLKLEEAELDWLTQQEQLQHMEQEFEHELAGG; this is translated from the coding sequence ATGATTCAGCTTTCCGACCTGGAATTGATGCGAGGCAGCAAAGTACTGCTTCAACAAGCCTCTGTTCGAATATATCCAGGCCACAAGGTGGGGCTGGTCGGCCCTAATGGCTGCGGAAAATCCAGTCTATTTGCTTTATTACGAGGTCAGCTGAGTCCCGATCAGGGCCATTGTGATGTGCCGGGACACTGGCAGATTGCCAGCGTAGCTCAGGAAACACCCGCCACCGAGCGCAGAGCACTGGATTATGTGATCGATGGTGATCAGGTATTGAGGCAGATCCAGCAGCAACTTGCCGAGGCCGAGCGGGCGCAGGATGGACAGGCGATGGCGCGGTTGCATGAGCAATTAGAACATGCCGGTGGTTATGATGTGGAGGCGCGTGCCGCCACCATCCTGGCCGGCCTTGGGTTTTCACAGGCTCAGTTGACTCATTCGGTGAGTGCGTTTTCCGGTGGCTGGCGAATGCGCTTAAACCTGGCTCAGGCGTTGATTTGTCGGGCCGATTTATTGTTGTTGGATGAACCCACAAACCATCTGGACTTGGACGCGGTACTCTGGTTGGAGGGGTTTTTACAGCAATACCCGGGCACCATGGTCGTTATCTCCCACGATAAGTCGTTTCTGGATGCCACGGTAAAGGAAATTTGCAGCATCGAGCACCAGCAACTCTTGCTCTACAAAGGTAATTATTCCAGCTTCGAGCAACAAAAAGCCGAGCGGGCCCGCCAAAAGAATTTGCAGTACCAGAAGCAGCAGGCCCAGATCGCGCATTTACAGGCCTTTGTGGATCGCTTTCGCGCCAAGGCCTCCAAGGCCAAGCAGGCTCAAAGCCGGGTCAAGCAACTGGAGAAGATGGAAAACCTGCTACCGGCTCACAGCGACAGCCAGTTTGATTTTGAATTCTTCAGTCCGCCCAAACTGCCTAACCCGCTGGTGGCGATAGACGACGTGAAGGTGGGATATGGCGATAAGCCGATATTGGAACAGGTACAGTTGAATCTGGTACCGGGTAGCCGTATTGGTTTGCTGGGGCGCAATGGGGCAGGAAAGTCCACGCTGATTAAGCTACTGGCCGAAGAAATGACTCCGCTTGATGGTCACTATACCACCTCGGCGGGACTAAAGATCGGCTATTTCGCTCAACACCAGCTTGAGACCTTGCATATTGATCAGTCGCCACTGGAGCACATGGTGCGCTTGGATCCTAAGGCCACCGAGCAGTCACTTCGGGACTATCTGGGAGGTTTTGGTTTCCACGGCGATCAGGCCGTTGAGCGTGTAGCGCCGATGTCCGGCGGTGAAAAGGCCAGATTGGTACTGGCTCTCCTTGTCTATACAAGGCCAAATCTGTTGTTATTGGACGAACCGACCAACCACTTGGACCTTGAAATGCGCCATGCGTTGAATATGGCGCTGCAGGGCTTTGAGGGGGCTCTAGTACTGGTATCTCACGATCGTCACCTGCTTTCCAGCGTCTGTGACGATTTTTATTTAGTCGATAATGGCCGGGTGGAGCCTTTTAAGGGCGACATCGAGGACTACCGGCGTTGGCTTACCGAGTCTGTAACAGTCTCTGCTTCTCAGAAAGGTACCGGACCCAAGCGGGACCGTAAGGCAGAAAAGCGTCTGCAGGCTGAATTCCGCCAGCGGACTCAGCCGCTTCGCAAGGCCATCGACAAGCTGGAAAAAAAGATGGAAGTCGCCAGCGCCGAGTTGAAGCAGATTGAAGAGCACCTGACCGATACCACTCTTTACGAGGAGGAGAATAAGACTAAGCTTAAAGAACTACTCGAAAAGCAGAGCAACGCCAAATTGAAACTGGAAGAAGCCGAACTCGATTGGTTAACCCAGCAGGAACAGCTGCAACACATGGAGCAAGAGTTTGAACACGAACTGGCAGGTGGATGA
- the bioH gene encoding pimeloyl-ACP methyl ester esterase BioH — protein MNVLESQITGQGRDLVLLHGWGLNSGVWQPWVETLRHDFRVHCVDLPGFGQNYSVLPEIYSLSALTDMVADKVPRSSIIVGWSLGGLVAQQLALSYRDKVAQLIGVATSPCFLAQPDWPGIDADILDGFRHQLHGDIAATIDRFLAIQAMGSSSTRQDIARIKQAISDYPDASPVALDAGLTILRQADLRQSLTQIQCPTLRIYGRRDSLVPMKVLGQVEQLQPQTRSMLFPKASHAPFISHQQEFEQAIARYLSEPLAN, from the coding sequence ATGAACGTATTAGAGTCACAGATTACCGGCCAGGGCAGAGACCTGGTGCTTCTACATGGTTGGGGACTGAACAGTGGCGTCTGGCAACCCTGGGTTGAGACTCTCCGGCATGACTTTCGGGTGCATTGCGTCGATCTGCCCGGCTTCGGTCAAAATTACAGCGTATTGCCAGAGATATATAGTTTGTCAGCGCTAACTGACATGGTGGCCGATAAGGTGCCCCGCTCGAGTATCATCGTAGGATGGTCGTTGGGGGGGCTGGTGGCCCAGCAACTGGCATTGTCGTACCGCGACAAGGTAGCTCAACTGATTGGCGTAGCGACCTCCCCCTGTTTCTTAGCACAGCCAGACTGGCCGGGGATTGATGCCGATATTCTGGACGGCTTTCGTCATCAGTTGCACGGTGACATTGCCGCCACCATCGATCGTTTCCTGGCAATCCAGGCCATGGGCAGTAGCTCTACCCGACAGGATATTGCCAGGATAAAACAGGCCATCAGTGATTACCCTGATGCCAGTCCCGTGGCTCTGGATGCTGGCCTGACGATTCTGCGGCAGGCGGATCTGCGTCAGTCTCTGACTCAGATTCAATGCCCGACCCTTCGGATTTATGGTCGGCGTGACAGCTTAGTACCGATGAAGGTACTGGGCCAGGTCGAGCAATTGCAACCGCAGACTCGTTCTATGTTGTTTCCTAAAGCCTCTCATGCGCCCTTTATCTCCCATCAACAGGAGTTTGAGCAGGCCATAGCAAGGTATTTGTCTGAGCCCCTGGCGAACTGA
- a CDS encoding putative metalloprotease CJM1_0395 family protein yields the protein MSIVTPAPLGVPFTTANHNTESARRDNLAREVIPQPSQADESGAEKGLGADSERARQNQQAQNSPTYDKPQNAQSSESEQQANNSGKDNGKDESAGKQDAERRQQEANEKEVKELQERDREVRQHEQAHANRGGQYAGAPSYEYQRGPDGQQYAVGGEVSIDISEEPTPEQTIRKMEQVKAAALAPAEPSPQDYRVANEAQQTAVEARGEVAKESMAQAQKAVSQAGEGAEEDGSYQPPSPDETADGGITVGRRTLSESDPVAEAAGLASDSREFKQMLARRDNEINQRSLRIANFYAQVTQPVERGLVQQSI from the coding sequence ATGAGTATTGTCACCCCCGCCCCATTGGGGGTCCCATTCACCACAGCCAATCATAATACGGAGTCAGCCCGTAGAGATAACCTTGCCCGCGAGGTTATTCCCCAGCCCAGTCAGGCCGATGAATCCGGCGCGGAAAAAGGCTTGGGGGCTGATTCCGAGCGTGCCCGCCAAAATCAGCAGGCGCAGAACAGTCCCACTTACGATAAGCCTCAGAATGCCCAGTCTTCAGAGTCTGAGCAGCAAGCTAACAACTCTGGCAAGGATAATGGCAAGGATGAAAGCGCGGGTAAGCAGGATGCAGAACGTCGTCAGCAGGAAGCCAATGAAAAAGAAGTCAAGGAGCTGCAGGAACGTGACCGAGAGGTGCGTCAGCACGAGCAGGCCCATGCCAATCGTGGTGGTCAGTATGCCGGAGCGCCCAGTTATGAATATCAGCGCGGACCGGACGGTCAGCAGTACGCCGTAGGTGGTGAAGTTTCCATCGACATCTCTGAGGAGCCTACCCCCGAGCAAACCATCCGTAAGATGGAGCAGGTGAAGGCGGCAGCCTTAGCGCCGGCCGAACCATCGCCTCAGGATTATCGGGTAGCCAACGAAGCTCAGCAAACAGCGGTAGAAGCGCGTGGAGAGGTGGCCAAGGAGAGCATGGCGCAGGCTCAGAAAGCGGTTTCGCAAGCGGGGGAAGGAGCCGAAGAGGATGGCTCTTATCAACCTCCCAGCCCGGATGAAACCGCTGATGGTGGTATTACTGTCGGACGCCGGACCCTGTCTGAATCGGATCCTGTGGCTGAAGCGGCCGGGTTGGCCTCAGACAGCCGTGAATTTAAACAGATGCTGGCCCGTCGGGATAATGAGATTAACCAGCGCTCTCTTCGGATTGCTAATTTCTACGCTCAGGTAACTCAACCTGTAGAGCGCGGACTGGTGCAGCAAAGCATATAG
- the greB gene encoding transcription elongation factor GreB, translating into MKTNLITRQGFEALQQELDYLWRKKRPAVTQKVSWAASLGDRSENADYQYNKKLLREIDRRVRYLRKRLEQVRVVDYSPEQDGRVFFGARVEIENDNGEQLCFTIVGPDEIYGQKDLISIDAPMARALLKKTVDDEAIVRTPEGSKRWYVLSIDYPQQPRPFKPDPDDLKL; encoded by the coding sequence ATGAAGACCAATCTGATTACCCGACAAGGCTTTGAAGCCCTTCAGCAAGAACTAGATTACCTGTGGCGTAAGAAGCGACCGGCGGTGACTCAAAAAGTATCCTGGGCAGCCAGCTTAGGCGACCGCAGTGAAAATGCCGATTACCAGTACAACAAGAAGTTGTTGCGCGAGATTGACCGTCGGGTCCGCTATCTACGCAAACGCCTCGAGCAGGTACGAGTCGTGGATTATTCGCCGGAGCAGGACGGGCGAGTGTTTTTTGGCGCTCGTGTGGAGATCGAGAACGACAACGGCGAACAGCTCTGCTTTACCATCGTAGGACCGGATGAAATCTATGGCCAGAAGGATCTGATTTCCATCGATGCGCCCATGGCCCGAGCCCTACTCAAGAAAACCGTAGATGATGAGGCCATAGTGCGCACACCGGAAGGCAGTAAGCGCTGGTACGTATTATCCATCGACTATCCGCAACAGCCGCGTCCCTTTAAGCCGGACCCGGATGACCTTAAGTTGTAG
- a CDS encoding YheV family putative zinc ribbon protein, with protein MSEKKRKRFIAGAVCPECQAMDTLMLFLRDNVEHVECVECGFSKSQADDDVSQATRKDENVIGVFKPE; from the coding sequence ATGTCAGAGAAGAAACGTAAACGCTTTATCGCCGGTGCCGTCTGTCCCGAATGTCAGGCAATGGACACCCTGATGTTGTTTTTGCGCGATAATGTCGAGCATGTCGAGTGCGTTGAATGTGGATTTAGTAAAAGTCAGGCGGATGACGACGTCAGCCAGGCCACCCGCAAAGACGAAAATGTTATCGGAGTATTTAAGCCCGAATAA
- a CDS encoding WD40 repeat domain-containing protein, which translates to MLRVLALALLTLITVGCSGYFDDPVKKQALAPEGAMAAALSKDGKLAVVSSVESGINVWDLTTHEQKFHWSLRGEEAVNLVYEVAIAWDNSHALTTDQKTFALWDLQRGEPTGFWRIDESNVRAIAVANLGRAILVGRSNGKVMFMEPNTGRRLEFLGHSEKINSVALSPNGKYALTGGNDYLAYLWDTDTGQVVHQFSMPHRVSKVALDANGQYGFTADSMDNAIIWDLRTGREISRLQYFQRQKIFSSVRFSKNGAQILTGSPTRELNLWDTHTGQNLKVWRVTPRKHSQPMSAVVYDAVFLSGNQVLSISSAGFAEVWSY; encoded by the coding sequence ATGTTGCGAGTTTTAGCGCTGGCCTTGTTGACCCTGATAACAGTCGGATGTTCCGGCTACTTCGACGACCCGGTGAAAAAGCAAGCGCTGGCCCCGGAGGGAGCCATGGCGGCGGCCCTGTCTAAAGACGGTAAGCTGGCCGTGGTGTCCAGCGTTGAAAGCGGCATCAATGTCTGGGACCTGACCACCCATGAGCAGAAGTTTCACTGGTCGCTACGAGGTGAAGAGGCGGTCAATCTGGTGTATGAGGTGGCGATTGCCTGGGATAATAGCCATGCGCTGACCACCGATCAGAAAACCTTTGCCCTCTGGGACCTGCAGCGAGGTGAGCCTACGGGTTTTTGGCGCATTGATGAGTCCAACGTGCGCGCCATCGCTGTGGCTAATCTGGGGCGAGCTATTTTGGTCGGGCGTAGCAATGGTAAGGTGATGTTCATGGAGCCAAATACCGGTCGCCGGTTAGAGTTTCTTGGACACAGTGAAAAGATAAACAGTGTCGCGCTCTCGCCCAACGGTAAGTATGCACTTACTGGTGGTAATGATTATCTGGCCTATTTGTGGGACACCGATACCGGCCAGGTGGTGCATCAATTCAGTATGCCCCATCGAGTCTCTAAGGTCGCTTTGGACGCCAATGGTCAGTATGGTTTTACTGCCGACAGTATGGATAACGCTATTATCTGGGATCTGCGCACCGGCAGAGAGATCAGCCGCTTGCAATATTTTCAACGTCAGAAAATCTTCTCTTCGGTACGCTTTTCTAAAAATGGCGCTCAGATCCTTACCGGCTCGCCAACTCGAGAACTCAACCTGTGGGACACTCACACCGGACAAAACTTGAAAGTATGGCGAGTGACTCCACGGAAACACTCCCAACCCATGAGCGCGGTAGTGTATGATGCCGTGTTTTTATCAGGCAACCAGGTACTCAGCATCAGTAGCGCGGGATTTGCCGAGGTTTGGAGTTACTAA
- a CDS encoding Tex family protein codes for MIIEKIASELTVKADQVQAAVTLLDGGATVPFIARYRKEVTQGLDDTQLRDLEQRLTYLRELEERRQVILKSIDDQGKLSEQLADKIRAADNKTSLEDLYLPYKPKRRTKGQIAIEAGLEPLADTLFNDPTQDPEVLAADYIDADKGVADTKAALDGARYILMERFAEDADLLQKIRQHLNKVAHIRSVLVSGKEKDAAKFKDYFDHSERIAKTPSHRALAMFRGRNEGLLQVTLVADPDNEEGDRRSYCETIIAEHYHIRQQNRPADHWLEAVVQWAWRVKIQLHMETELFGSLRERAETAAIEVFANNLKDLLMAAPAGQRATLGLDPGLRTGVKVAVIDATGKVVDTATIFPHAPQKQWDKAKRTLVNLCQQHKVELIAIGNGTASRETDKLASEIVKDLTAEVHKVMISEAGASVYSASELAAKELPNLDVSLRGAVSIARRLQDPLAELVKIEPKAIGVGQYQHDVSQSQLGKSLDAVVEDCVNAVGVDLNTASPALLSYVSGLNKTLAHNIVHFRNQNGAFANRKQLLDVERLGPKAFEQAAGFLRVTQGDNPLDASAVHPEAYPVVKAIVEQTGKPVTEIMGNSELLKSLKAHDYVTDNFGLPTVSDILKELDKPGRDPRPEFKTASFKEGVETLNDLEPGMILEGVVSNVANFGAFVDVGVHQDGLVHISAMTNKFISDPRDVVKAGDIVKVKVMEVDTNRKRISFSMRLDDEPGSQSSGGASTGKAKPKARSAKPKSKEKAPENAAMGNAFAEAFAKAKK; via the coding sequence ATGATTATTGAAAAAATCGCTTCCGAATTGACCGTTAAGGCCGACCAGGTTCAGGCCGCGGTCACCCTGCTTGATGGTGGTGCCACCGTTCCCTTTATCGCGCGCTATCGTAAAGAGGTCACTCAGGGGCTGGACGACACCCAATTACGGGATCTGGAGCAGCGCCTGACCTACCTGCGCGAACTGGAAGAGCGCCGCCAGGTGATCCTCAAGTCCATTGACGATCAGGGCAAGCTAAGTGAGCAACTGGCGGACAAGATTCGCGCCGCCGACAATAAAACCTCACTGGAAGATCTCTATCTGCCCTACAAACCTAAGCGTCGCACCAAGGGCCAGATCGCCATTGAGGCGGGGTTAGAGCCGCTCGCCGACACCTTATTTAATGACCCTACTCAGGATCCTGAGGTTCTCGCGGCCGACTACATTGATGCCGACAAAGGCGTGGCCGACACCAAGGCAGCATTGGATGGAGCGCGCTACATTCTGATGGAGCGCTTTGCCGAAGATGCCGACTTGCTGCAAAAGATCCGCCAGCACCTGAACAAGGTGGCGCATATTCGCAGCGTCTTAGTCAGCGGAAAGGAAAAAGACGCTGCTAAGTTTAAAGATTACTTTGACCACTCAGAGCGCATTGCCAAAACCCCATCACACAGAGCCCTGGCCATGTTCCGGGGCCGTAATGAAGGACTGTTGCAAGTCACTCTGGTCGCCGACCCGGATAATGAGGAGGGGGATCGCCGTTCCTATTGCGAAACCATCATCGCAGAGCATTACCATATCCGCCAGCAGAACCGTCCTGCAGACCATTGGCTTGAAGCCGTCGTCCAGTGGGCCTGGCGGGTTAAAATCCAGCTACACATGGAAACAGAGCTGTTTGGCAGCCTGCGTGAGCGTGCCGAAACCGCGGCTATCGAAGTGTTCGCCAATAACCTGAAAGACTTGCTGATGGCCGCCCCAGCCGGACAGCGCGCCACATTAGGACTGGACCCCGGCCTGCGCACCGGAGTAAAAGTGGCTGTCATCGATGCCACGGGTAAGGTCGTGGATACGGCCACCATTTTTCCCCATGCGCCGCAAAAACAGTGGGATAAGGCCAAGCGCACGCTGGTGAACCTGTGTCAGCAACACAAGGTGGAATTGATCGCCATCGGCAATGGCACCGCCTCCCGGGAAACTGACAAGCTGGCCAGCGAGATTGTTAAAGACCTGACGGCCGAGGTACACAAAGTCATGATCAGCGAAGCCGGGGCCTCGGTTTACTCCGCCTCAGAGTTGGCCGCTAAAGAGTTGCCGAATCTGGACGTGTCACTGCGCGGCGCCGTGTCCATCGCCCGCCGACTTCAAGATCCATTAGCTGAGTTGGTCAAAATAGAACCCAAAGCCATTGGCGTAGGCCAGTACCAGCACGATGTGAGTCAAAGCCAGTTAGGTAAGTCGTTGGATGCCGTGGTGGAAGACTGTGTGAACGCCGTAGGCGTGGATCTCAACACCGCCTCACCGGCACTCTTGAGCTATGTATCCGGCCTGAATAAGACGTTAGCTCACAACATTGTGCATTTTCGAAATCAAAATGGGGCCTTCGCTAACCGCAAGCAGTTGCTTGATGTAGAGCGTCTGGGGCCCAAAGCGTTCGAGCAGGCTGCTGGCTTTTTACGGGTCACTCAGGGCGATAACCCGTTGGATGCCTCCGCAGTGCATCCCGAAGCTTACCCTGTAGTGAAAGCTATCGTCGAACAAACCGGCAAGCCAGTGACCGAGATTATGGGCAATAGCGAGTTGCTTAAGAGTCTCAAAGCACATGATTATGTGACCGATAATTTCGGCTTGCCCACCGTAAGCGATATTCTCAAAGAGCTGGATAAGCCGGGTCGGGATCCTCGTCCCGAATTTAAGACCGCCAGCTTCAAAGAAGGGGTAGAAACTCTCAACGATCTTGAGCCAGGTATGATTCTGGAAGGCGTGGTGTCTAATGTAGCCAATTTTGGAGCCTTTGTGGACGTGGGCGTGCATCAGGATGGACTGGTGCACATCTCGGCCATGACCAATAAATTTATCTCCGACCCCAGGGATGTGGTTAAGGCCGGTGATATCGTCAAGGTCAAGGTGATGGAAGTGGACACAAACCGAAAACGCATCTCCTTTAGTATGCGCCTGGATGATGAGCCCGGTAGCCAATCCAGCGGTGGGGCTTCAACGGGCAAGGCAAAACCCAAAGCACGCTCCGCTAAGCCTAAGTCCAAGGAAAAAGCACCCGAAAACGCTGCAATGGGCAACGCATTTGCCGAGGCCTTTGCCAAGGCTAAAAAGTAA